The genomic interval TGCCCAACCCATTGAAGCGTTACGCTACGAGTGAGCCATGGAATTTGTCGAAGCCTTCCGGATGGCCTGGACGGCCCTGCGCACCAACCGACTGCGTTCGGGACTGACGCTGCTGGGCATGGTGATCGGCGTCTTCGCGATCATCAGCTCGGTGACGGCCGTCGAAGTGATCGACGTGTACTTCCGCGAGTCGATGAACTTTCTGGGGTCGTCCACCTTCACGATCAGCCGCTACCCGAGCATCCGGGTGAGCAACGAGCAGTTCGACTACCGCCAGCCCATTACGTACGAACAGATCGAACGCCTCAAGCGGAGTCTCTCGCAACCGGTCTTCATCAGCATTCTGGAGGATTTCGATCTGGGGTCCGTGCGCTACGGGGACCGGGAGACCGAGCCGAACGTGCAGCTCCTGGGCACCGACGAAAACTTTCTGGAAAACTTCAGCTACGAGCTGGCCGAGGGCCGCTTCATTACGGCGCAGGATGTGCACTACGCGCGGCCGGTCATTGTGCTGGGCTCGGTGATCGCCGAGGAGCTGTTTCCGAACGAGACGCCGCTGGGCAAGGTGGTGCGCTTCGGCGGGCATCGCTACGAGGTGATCGGCGTGCTGAAAACCAAGGGAAGCTTTCTGGGCTTCAGCCAGGACCGGCGCGTGCTGATTCCGATCACGACGGCGTTTGCCCGCTACGGACAGCCGGACCGCAACCTGGCGGCCGTCAGCGTGCGCGTCAGCAGTCCGGAACGGCTGGGTGCGGCGATGGACGAGGTGATCAGCAAGTTTCGCGTCATCCGCAAGGTGCCGCCCGGCCAGCCCAACGATTTTGAGATCAGCACGAACGACTCGATGCGAAGCGTTTTCGAGGCGTTCACGCGCACGCTTTCGATCGGCGGGGCCGGGATCGGGCTGATTGCACTGCTGGCGGCCGGCATCGGAATCATGAACATCATGCTGGTGTCGGTCACCGAGCGCACACGCGAGATCGGCATCCGCAAGGCCGTGGGCGCCCGGCGACGCGACATTCTACGGCAATTCCTGCTTGAAGCATTTTTCTTGTGCCAGATCGGCGGCCTTGTCGGTATCTTACTGGGTGCGCTGGGGGGCAATCTGGTGGCGGTGTACTTCGACATTTCGGCCGTCTTTCCCTGGGACTGGGCGCTGGGTGGTATGCTGCTGGTGACGCTGGTGGCCGTGGTGTTCGGTAGCTACCCGGCGTACAAGGCGGCTCGGTTGAATCCCATTGAGGCATTGCGCTACGAATAGCCTATGGAAGAGACGCTGTCGGCGGCCGATCGGGCCAAGAAGGCCGCGGGCGAAAAGGTGGCGGCCATGGTGGAGCCGGGCATGCGGCTGGGACTGGGAACGGGCTCGACGGCTGCCTGGGCCATCCGGGCGCTGGGGCGGCGCGTGCGCGAAGAAGGGCTCCGTGTGGTGGGCGTGCCCACTTCGTATGCCGCGGAGCAGCTGGCCCGTGCCGAGGGCATTCCGCTGGTGACGCTGGCGGACGTCGAGGCGCTGGACCTGGCCTTCGACGGGGCCGACGAGGTCAGTCCGGAGCTGAACCTGATCAAAGGCCGCGGGGCCGCCCACACGCGGGAAAAGGTGGTGGCCTCGCTGGCCCGGCGCTTCGTGGTGCTGGTGGACGCGTCGAAGCTGGTCGATCGGCT from Rhodothermus marinus carries:
- the rpiA gene encoding ribose-5-phosphate isomerase RpiA codes for the protein MEETLSAADRAKKAAGEKVAAMVEPGMRLGLGTGSTAAWAIRALGRRVREEGLRVVGVPTSYAAEQLARAEGIPLVTLADVEALDLAFDGADEVSPELNLIKGRGAAHTREKVVASLARRFVVLVDASKLVDRLGTRWPVPIEVLPMAAEPVLRQLRRMGAEPVLRMGKCKDGPVVTDQGFWVIDARFPDGIDDPHALAVTLSTMPGVLDHGLFLGLATDVLVGQADGQVRHIRRP
- a CDS encoding ABC transporter permease, which translates into the protein MEFVEAFRMAWTALRTNRLRSGLTLLGMVIGVFAIISSVTAVEVIDVYFRESMNFLGSSTFTISRYPSIRVSNEQFDYRQPITYEQIERLKRSLSQPVFISILEDFDLGSVRYGDRETEPNVQLLGTDENFLENFSYELAEGRFITAQDVHYARPVIVLGSVIAEELFPNETPLGKVVRFGGHRYEVIGVLKTKGSFLGFSQDRRVLIPITTAFARYGQPDRNLAAVSVRVSSPERLGAAMDEVISKFRVIRKVPPGQPNDFEISTNDSMRSVFEAFTRTLSIGGAGIGLIALLAAGIGIMNIMLVSVTERTREIGIRKAVGARRRDILRQFLLEAFFLCQIGGLVGILLGALGGNLVAVYFDISAVFPWDWALGGMLLVTLVAVVFGSYPAYKAARLNPIEALRYE